From a region of the Sinorhizobium sp. B11 genome:
- a CDS encoding DMT family transporter, giving the protein MKNSISLGILLTTSAYMAFTFHDAIVKVLTASIPVWQILFFRSLTILVGCLAYGRGQLVHKTITSPIIKPMIARSILLLCAWLSYYTAASHLQLAEVTTLYYAAPVVGTVLAWFILREEVTPARWLAVGIGFVGVLIACNPAGLTISWSVYLALQAAVLWASAMVLLRKTSLHEKTIIQLVVSNVFFLIMTGTAVVYTWQTPTLTQLGLLVGTGVVAGCAQFALFEGMRQAPVSVLAPFEYTSLVWAFILGYLIWADIPTHNVIVGAIMILGAGFIIIVSERLRRRVAV; this is encoded by the coding sequence GTGAAAAACTCCATCAGCCTGGGCATTCTGCTCACGACATCAGCCTACATGGCGTTCACTTTCCATGATGCGATCGTCAAGGTTTTGACGGCGAGCATTCCCGTCTGGCAGATCCTGTTTTTCCGCAGCCTAACTATTCTCGTCGGCTGCCTCGCCTATGGCCGCGGCCAGCTTGTCCATAAGACAATTACCTCACCGATCATCAAGCCGATGATCGCCCGAAGCATTCTGCTGCTTTGCGCGTGGCTTTCCTATTATACCGCCGCAAGCCATCTGCAGCTCGCTGAAGTCACCACACTTTATTACGCCGCTCCCGTCGTCGGCACCGTACTTGCCTGGTTCATCCTGAGAGAAGAGGTGACGCCCGCGCGTTGGCTCGCCGTTGGCATCGGCTTCGTGGGCGTTCTCATTGCGTGCAATCCCGCCGGCCTCACGATCTCCTGGTCCGTCTATCTGGCGCTGCAGGCAGCCGTACTCTGGGCCTCCGCCATGGTGCTGCTGCGCAAGACCTCGCTGCATGAAAAGACGATCATCCAGCTTGTGGTCTCCAATGTTTTCTTTCTCATTATGACGGGCACCGCTGTCGTCTACACCTGGCAGACACCAACCTTGACGCAACTCGGCTTGCTCGTCGGCACCGGTGTCGTGGCCGGCTGTGCCCAATTCGCCCTCTTTGAAGGCATGCGTCAGGCACCGGTCTCGGTGCTTGCACCATTCGAATATACATCGCTCGTCTGGGCCTTCATCCTTGGCTATCTGATCTGGGCCGACATTCCGACGCACAACGTTATCGTCGGAGCGATCATGATCCTTGGCGCGGGTTTCATCATTATCGTCAGCGAGAGACTGCGCCGCCGCGTCGCGGTTTGA
- a CDS encoding NAD(P)H-dependent oxidoreductase yields MSKLKIAVIVGSTRIGRFAEHPAKWIAELVGQRSDLEVEVLDLLDYPMHFFGEERATTAESETAERWKKKLREFDGFIFTVAEYNHAPTAVLKNAIDLGEFIQKPVGFVGYGGVGGARAVEQLRLVFVEMSAASVRTGVHIAFSEYLAVLKEGKSLGDYAHLNEAAKNLLDQLTWWGNALKAARAVVTSA; encoded by the coding sequence ATGAGCAAGTTGAAGATTGCCGTCATCGTCGGCAGCACGCGTATTGGCCGTTTTGCCGAGCATCCGGCCAAGTGGATCGCCGAGCTCGTCGGCCAGCGTTCCGATCTCGAAGTCGAAGTTCTCGATCTTCTCGACTACCCCATGCATTTCTTCGGCGAAGAGCGCGCCACTACGGCGGAAAGCGAAACCGCCGAGCGCTGGAAGAAGAAGCTGCGCGAATTCGACGGCTTCATCTTCACGGTCGCCGAATATAACCATGCTCCGACGGCCGTTCTGAAAAACGCGATCGATCTCGGCGAATTCATCCAGAAGCCGGTCGGCTTCGTCGGTTACGGCGGCGTCGGCGGCGCACGCGCCGTCGAGCAGCTTCGCCTGGTCTTCGTCGAAATGAGTGCAGCTTCCGTCAGGACGGGGGTTCACATCGCATTCAGCGAATATCTTGCCGTTCTGAAGGAAGGCAAGAGCCTCGGCGATTACGCGCATCTGAATGAAGCCGCCAAGAACCTGCTCGATCAACTGACCTGGTGGGGCAATGCGCTGAAGGCAGCGCGTGCCGTCGTCACGTCCGCCTGA
- a CDS encoding amino acid ABC transporter substrate-binding protein: protein MNWLKTVAAAALIQAAALIPAHAGENLSAIKSAGVFKIGTEGTYAPFTYHDESGKLVGFDVEIGEAVAAKLGVKAQFVEGKWDGLIAGLDANRYDTVINQVGITDARKQKYDFSEPYIASKAVLIVRDGDDSIKSFADLKGKKSAQSLTSNFGKLATEAGAELVGTDGFDQSIQLVLTKRADATINDSLSFLDFKKHKPDAPVKIVAQQENADYSGIIIRKGEPELVEAINKALADIKADGTYKKIADKYFGQDVSK, encoded by the coding sequence ATGAACTGGTTGAAGACCGTCGCCGCCGCAGCCCTTATTCAGGCCGCAGCCCTTATTCCCGCCCATGCCGGCGAAAACCTCAGCGCCATCAAGTCTGCCGGTGTCTTCAAGATCGGGACGGAAGGCACCTACGCCCCGTTCACCTATCATGACGAAAGCGGCAAGCTGGTTGGCTTCGACGTGGAGATCGGCGAAGCGGTCGCTGCCAAGCTCGGCGTTAAGGCCCAGTTCGTCGAAGGCAAGTGGGACGGTCTGATCGCCGGCCTCGACGCCAACCGCTACGACACGGTTATCAACCAGGTCGGCATCACCGATGCGCGCAAGCAGAAATACGACTTCTCCGAGCCTTACATCGCCTCCAAGGCCGTTCTGATCGTCCGCGACGGCGACGACAGCATCAAGTCCTTTGCCGATCTCAAGGGCAAGAAGTCCGCCCAGTCGCTGACCAGCAACTTCGGCAAGCTGGCGACCGAAGCCGGCGCAGAACTTGTCGGCACCGACGGTTTCGACCAGTCGATCCAGCTCGTGCTGACAAAGCGCGCCGACGCAACGATCAACGACAGCCTCTCCTTCCTCGACTTCAAGAAGCACAAGCCGGACGCTCCCGTAAAGATCGTGGCTCAGCAGGAAAATGCCGATTACTCCGGCATCATCATCCGCAAGGGCGAACCGGAATTGGTCGAAGCGATCAACAAGGCGCTCGCCGACATCAAGGCCGACGGCACCTACAAGAAGATCGCTGACAAGTATTTCGGTCAGGACGTTTCCAAGTAA
- a CDS encoding amino acid ABC transporter ATP-binding protein: MIELSNIEKRFGDAVILKDISIRIPEGSVTALVGPSGGGKSTLLRCINLLEIPTVGTIRLGEETLSFTPGKRVGWQAIQKIRRQTGMVFQNFQLFPHQTAIENVMEGLVTVLKWPKERARERAMELLTKVGMAHKTDAWPSTLSGGQQQRVAIARALAPSPRVLLCDEPTSALDPELSAEVVDVLGQLAREGTTMVMATHDLRLASKIANDVVFLEAGSVVETGSARAIFNTPEKERTKRFISTINAAHTYDI; encoded by the coding sequence ATGATCGAGCTTTCCAATATCGAAAAGCGCTTCGGCGACGCGGTCATCCTGAAGGATATCAGTATCCGCATCCCCGAAGGCAGCGTCACCGCCCTCGTCGGCCCCTCCGGCGGCGGTAAGAGCACCCTGCTCCGCTGCATCAATCTCCTGGAGATCCCCACCGTCGGCACCATCCGCCTCGGCGAAGAAACGCTCTCTTTCACGCCCGGCAAGCGTGTCGGCTGGCAGGCGATCCAGAAGATCCGTCGCCAGACCGGCATGGTGTTCCAGAACTTTCAGCTCTTTCCGCACCAGACGGCGATCGAAAACGTCATGGAAGGTCTGGTCACGGTCCTGAAATGGCCAAAGGAAAGGGCGCGCGAACGCGCCATGGAGCTGCTGACCAAGGTCGGCATGGCGCACAAGACCGACGCCTGGCCCTCGACACTCTCCGGCGGCCAACAGCAGCGCGTGGCAATCGCCCGCGCGCTTGCGCCGTCACCGCGTGTCCTGCTCTGTGACGAGCCGACATCCGCGCTCGATCCGGAACTTTCGGCCGAAGTAGTAGACGTGCTGGGCCAGCTCGCCCGCGAGGGCACGACCATGGTCATGGCGACCCATGATCTTCGCCTCGCCTCCAAGATCGCCAATGACGTGGTTTTTCTCGAGGCCGGTAGCGTGGTCGAAACCGGCAGCGCCAGGGCGATCTTCAATACACCGGAGAAGGAACGCACCAAGCGCTTCATCTCCACCATCAACGCCGCTCATACCTACGATATCTGA
- a CDS encoding amino acid ABC transporter permease, with translation MPHWLQLMAESLPSLLWAGLIFTIPLTLLSFAFGLILGLITAIARLFGPGPVAAIARFYVWVIRGTPLLVQLFVIFYGLPSIGILLDAFPAALIGFTLNIGAYSSEIIRAVISSVPKGQWEAAYSIGMSWRQAMSRTILPQAARVAVPPLSNTFISLVKDTSLAAAITVPELFQAAQRIVATTYEPLILYIEAALIYLALSSVLSALQQRLERRFARYGGMLEANA, from the coding sequence TTGCCGCACTGGCTCCAACTGATGGCGGAATCGCTTCCCTCGCTCCTTTGGGCCGGGCTGATCTTCACCATTCCCCTCACTCTGCTTTCCTTTGCCTTTGGGCTGATCCTGGGCCTGATCACTGCGATTGCCCGCCTGTTCGGCCCTGGACCCGTTGCAGCCATTGCCCGCTTCTATGTCTGGGTCATCCGCGGCACGCCGCTGCTCGTCCAGCTCTTCGTGATCTTTTACGGCCTGCCGAGCATCGGCATCCTGCTTGACGCCTTTCCGGCAGCACTCATCGGCTTCACGCTGAATATCGGCGCCTATAGCTCCGAAATCATCCGTGCTGTCATATCTTCCGTGCCGAAGGGTCAATGGGAAGCAGCCTATTCGATCGGCATGAGCTGGCGCCAGGCCATGAGCCGCACCATCCTGCCGCAGGCCGCCCGTGTCGCAGTGCCGCCGCTCTCGAATACTTTCATCTCGCTGGTGAAGGACACCTCGCTCGCTGCCGCCATTACCGTGCCGGAGCTTTTCCAGGCCGCCCAGCGCATCGTCGCGACCACCTACGAACCGCTGATCCTCTATATTGAAGCGGCGCTGATCTATCTCGCCTTGAGCTCCGTACTCTCGGCGCTGCAGCAGCGGCTGGAGCGCCGCTTCGCGCGTTATGGTGGGATGCTGGAGGCAAATGCATGA
- the pyc gene encoding pyruvate carboxylase yields the protein MPISKILVANRSEIAIRVFRAANELGIKTVAIWAEEDKLALHRFKADESYQVGRGPHLSRDLGPIESYLSIDEVIRVAKLSGADAIHPGYGLLSESPEFVDACNAAGITFIGPRADTMRQLGNKVAARNLAISVGVPVVPATEPLPDDMAEVAKMAGVIGYPVMLKASWGGGGRGMRVIRSEADLAREVTEAKREAMAAFGKDEVYLEKLVERARHVESQILGDTHNNVVHLFERDCSIQRRNQKVVERAPAPYLSEAQRQELAAYSLKIAQATNYVGAGTVEYLMDADTGKFYFIEVNPRIQVEHTVTEVVTGIDIVKAQIHILDGFAIGTEESGVPKQADIRLNGHALQCRITTEDPEHNFIPDYGRITAYRSASGFGIRLDGGTSYTGAIITRYYDPLLVKVTAWAPNPLEAISRMDRALREFRIRGVATNLTFLEAIITHPKFRDNSYTTRFIDSTPELFQQVKRQDRATKLLTYLADVTVNGHPEAKDRPRPSEDAANPIVPYIDGGKIPDGTKQLLDQLGPKKFGEWMREQKQVLLTDTTMRDGHQSLLATRMRTYDIAKIAGTYAHALPNLLSLECWGGATFDVSMRFLTEDPWERLGLVREAAPNLLLQMLLRGANGVGYKNYSDNVVKYFVRQAAKGGIDLFRVFDCLNWVENMRVSMDAVAEENKLCEAAICYTGDILNSARPKYDLKYYTDLAVELEKAGAHIIALKDMAGLLKPAAAKVLFKALREATSLPIHFHTHDTSGIAAATVLAAVDAGVDAVDAAMDALSGNTSQPCLGSIVEALRGSERDPGLDPEWIRRISFYWEAVRNQYAAFESDLKGPASEVYLHEMPGGQFTNLKEQARSLGLETRWHQVAQAYADANQMFGDIVKVTPSSKVVGDMALMMVSQDLTVADVVSAEKEVSFPESVVSMLKGDLGQPPSGWPEALQKKALKGEQPYTVRPGSLLDDADLDAERKTIETKLEREVSDFEFASYLMYPKVFTDFALASDTYGPVSVLPTPAYFYGLADGEELFADIEKGKTLVIVNQAMSGTDSQGMVTVFFELNGQPRRIKVPDRAHGASGAAARRKAEPGNATHVGAPMPGVISRAFVVPGQVVSAGDVLVSIEAMKMETALHAEKDGTVSEVLVKAGDQIDAKDLLVVYAG from the coding sequence AACGGTCGCGATATGGGCTGAGGAAGACAAGCTAGCGCTGCACCGCTTCAAGGCCGACGAGAGCTATCAAGTCGGCCGCGGCCCGCATCTTTCCCGCGATCTCGGACCGATCGAAAGCTACCTGTCGATCGACGAAGTGATCCGTGTTGCCAAGCTTTCCGGCGCTGATGCCATTCATCCCGGCTACGGCCTGCTTTCGGAAAGCCCCGAATTCGTCGATGCCTGCAACGCTGCGGGCATTACCTTCATCGGTCCGAGGGCCGATACGATGCGTCAGCTCGGCAATAAGGTGGCGGCACGCAACCTTGCCATTTCCGTCGGCGTTCCCGTTGTTCCGGCGACCGAGCCGCTACCGGACGACATGGCGGAAGTTGCCAAGATGGCCGGTGTGATCGGTTATCCCGTGATGCTGAAGGCATCCTGGGGCGGCGGTGGCCGTGGCATGCGCGTCATCCGCTCCGAAGCCGATCTGGCCCGTGAGGTAACGGAAGCCAAGCGCGAGGCGATGGCCGCATTCGGCAAGGATGAGGTCTATCTCGAAAAGCTCGTCGAGCGCGCTCGTCACGTCGAGAGCCAGATCCTCGGCGACACACATAACAATGTCGTGCATCTCTTCGAGCGCGACTGCTCCATCCAGCGCCGCAACCAGAAAGTCGTCGAACGCGCCCCTGCCCCGTATCTTTCGGAAGCGCAGCGTCAGGAGCTTGCTGCTTATTCATTGAAGATCGCGCAGGCGACCAACTACGTCGGCGCCGGCACCGTGGAATACCTGATGGATGCCGATACCGGCAAATTCTACTTCATCGAGGTCAATCCGCGCATCCAGGTCGAGCACACAGTCACCGAAGTCGTCACCGGCATCGATATCGTCAAGGCGCAGATTCATATCCTCGACGGCTTTGCGATCGGCACTGAGGAATCCGGCGTGCCGAAGCAGGCGGATATCCGGCTCAACGGCCACGCGCTGCAGTGCCGTATCACGACGGAAGACCCGGAGCACAATTTCATTCCGGATTACGGCCGCATCACCGCCTATCGCTCGGCATCGGGCTTCGGTATCCGTCTTGATGGCGGCACCTCCTATACGGGCGCGATCATCACGCGTTACTACGATCCGCTGCTGGTGAAGGTGACGGCCTGGGCGCCGAATCCGCTGGAAGCAATTTCGCGCATGGACCGCGCACTGCGTGAATTCCGTATCCGTGGCGTTGCTACCAACCTGACCTTTCTCGAAGCGATCATTACGCATCCGAAGTTCAGGGATAACAGCTATACGACCCGCTTTATCGACTCGACGCCCGAACTTTTCCAGCAGGTCAAGCGTCAGGACCGCGCCACCAAGCTTCTCACCTATCTCGCCGATGTCACCGTCAACGGCCACCCGGAAGCAAAGGACCGCCCGCGCCCGTCGGAGGACGCTGCCAATCCGATCGTGCCCTATATTGATGGCGGCAAGATCCCCGATGGCACGAAGCAGCTTCTCGACCAGCTCGGCCCGAAGAAATTCGGCGAGTGGATGCGCGAGCAAAAGCAGGTGCTGCTAACGGATACGACAATGCGCGACGGCCACCAGTCGCTGCTCGCCACCCGCATGCGCACCTATGACATTGCCAAGATCGCCGGCACCTATGCGCATGCGCTGCCGAACTTACTGTCGCTGGAATGCTGGGGTGGTGCCACCTTCGACGTCTCGATGCGGTTCCTGACCGAGGATCCGTGGGAGCGCCTGGGGCTGGTCCGCGAGGCGGCACCGAACCTGCTTCTGCAGATGTTGCTGCGTGGCGCAAACGGCGTCGGCTACAAGAACTATTCCGACAATGTGGTCAAATATTTCGTCCGTCAGGCCGCCAAGGGCGGCATCGATCTCTTCCGCGTCTTCGACTGCCTGAACTGGGTGGAGAACATGCGCGTGTCGATGGATGCGGTGGCCGAGGAGAACAAGCTCTGCGAGGCAGCGATCTGCTATACGGGCGATATCCTCAATTCGGCCCGCCCGAAATATGACCTGAAATATTATACGGACCTTGCCGTCGAGCTCGAAAAGGCCGGCGCACATATCATCGCACTGAAGGACATGGCAGGTCTTCTGAAGCCGGCCGCAGCCAAGGTGCTGTTCAAGGCGCTGCGCGAAGCGACCAGCCTGCCGATCCATTTCCACACGCATGATACGTCGGGCATTGCCGCGGCCACTGTTCTTGCTGCCGTGGATGCCGGTGTCGATGCTGTCGATGCGGCGATGGATGCGCTGTCAGGCAATACCTCGCAGCCCTGCCTCGGCTCTATCGTCGAAGCGCTGCGCGGTTCCGAGCGGGATCCGGGCCTCGATCCGGAATGGATCCGCCGCATCTCCTTCTACTGGGAAGCGGTTCGCAACCAGTATGCAGCCTTCGAGAGCGATCTGAAGGGCCCGGCATCGGAAGTCTACCTGCACGAAATGCCGGGCGGTCAGTTCACCAACCTCAAGGAACAGGCCCGCTCGCTGGGGCTGGAAACCCGCTGGCACCAGGTCGCACAGGCTTATGCCGATGCCAACCAGATGTTCGGCGATATCGTCAAGGTAACGCCATCCTCCAAGGTTGTTGGCGACATGGCGCTGATGATGGTGAGCCAGGACCTGACGGTCGCCGATGTGGTCAGCGCCGAGAAGGAAGTTTCCTTCCCGGAATCGGTCGTCTCCATGCTGAAGGGCGATCTCGGCCAGCCGCCGTCAGGATGGCCGGAAGCGCTGCAAAAGAAGGCTCTGAAGGGTGAACAGCCTTATACGGTGCGCCCCGGATCGCTGCTTGATGATGCCGATCTCGATGCGGAGCGCAAGACTATCGAGACCAAGCTGGAGCGTGAGGTCAGCGACTTCGAGTTCGCCTCCTATCTCATGTATCCAAAGGTGTTCACCGATTTCGCGCTGGCTTCGGACACTTATGGCCCCGTGTCGGTTCTGCCGACGCCTGCCTACTTCTACGGTCTCGCCGATGGCGAAGAGTTGTTTGCCGATATCGAGAAGGGCAAGACGCTCGTCATCGTCAACCAGGCAATGAGCGGCACCGACAGCCAGGGCATGGTCACCGTCTTCTTCGAGCTCAATGGCCAGCCGCGTCGCATCAAGGTGCCGGATCGGGCCCATGGCGCTTCGGGCGCTGCAGCCCGTCGCAAGGCGGAGCCGGGCAATGCCACCCATGTGGGTGCGCCGATGCCAGGCGTCATATCACGCGCCTTCGTTGTACCGGGCCAAGTCGTCAGTGCCGGTGACGTACTCGTCTCCATCGAGGCGATGAAGATGGAAACGGCACTGCATGCGGAGAAGGACGGGACCGTTTCGGAAGTCCTCGTCAAGGCCGGCGACCAGATCGATGCCAAGGATCTGCTCGTCGTCTACGCGGGATGA